Proteins found in one Quercus robur chromosome 2, dhQueRobu3.1, whole genome shotgun sequence genomic segment:
- the LOC126715455 gene encoding 36.4 kDa proline-rich protein encodes MKMESSKISALLLICMLFISSVTPILGCGYCGGGKPPKHNTPKNPRPPKITRPPKAKNPKHPITPPIVKPPITLPPVTVPPIKPPVTLPPIVKPPVTLPPIVKPPVTLPPVVLPPIVKPPVTLPPVTVPPITVPPVTKPPSGTPCPPPPGTAQTCPIDTLKLGACVDLLGGLIHIGLGDPVVNQCCPVLAGLVELEAAVCLCTTLKLKLLNLNIYVPLALQLLVTCGKTPPPGYTCSL; translated from the coding sequence ATGAAAATGGAATCCTCTAAGATCTCTGCTCTCTTGCTCATTTGCATGCTCTTCATCTCCTCAGTCACCCCCATTCTTGGCTGTGGATACTGTGGTGGTGGCAAGCCCCCAAAGCACAACACACCCAAGAATCCAAGGCCACCCAAAATAACAAGGCCACCAAAGGCAAAGAATCCCAAACACCCCATCACTCCACCCATTGTCAAGCCCCCAATCACATTGCCCCCAGTGACAGTCCCTCCCATTAAACCACCAGTGACTCTTCCCCCAATAGTAAAACCACCAGTGACTCTACCCCCAATAGTAAAACCACCAGTGACTCTGCCCCCAGTAGTACTCCCTCCCATTGTGAAACCACCTGTGACTCTACCTCCAGTTACAGTCCCTCCAATTACAGTTCCTCCAGTGACCAAGCCACCAAGTGGCACGCCATGCCCACCGCCACCAGGAACGGCCCAAACATGCCCCATTGACACATTGAAACTAGGTGCTTGTGTGGATCTTCTAGGTGGGTTGATTCACATTGGGCTTGGAGATCCAGTGGTTAATCAGTGTTGTCCAGTGCTGGCAGGACTTGTTGAGCTAGAAGCTGCAGTTTGCTTGTGCACCACTCTCAAGCTCAAGCTTCTCAACCTTAACATCTATGTCCCACTAGCACTTCAGCTCCTTGTAACTTGTGGGAAGACACCTCCTCCTGGTTACACCTGTTCTCTGTAG
- the LOC126704514 gene encoding uncharacterized protein LOC126704514 — protein sequence MALYSKDKALICKVFPSSLGLVAMRWFDSLKTNSIDSFKELTQAFFSRFITCTRVPRLLDSLLSLSMREGETLKTYSDRYWEIYNEIDGNFDDVAISTFKSGLPTKHGLRKSLTGKPLTSLRQLMDRIDKYKRVEEDQQLGKGKTKVIP from the coding sequence ATGGCTTTATATTCTAAGGACAAAGCCTTGATATGCAAGGTGTTCCCATCCAGTTTGGGACtcgtggcgatgagatggttcgacagcctgaagacaaattcTATAGATTCCTTCAAGGAGCTCACTCAGGCATTTTTCTCTCGTTTTATCACATGTACCAGGGTCCCTCGGCTCTTAGACTCCCTACTGTctttgtccatgcgagaaggggaGACCCTGAAAACATACTCGGACAGGTACTGGGAGATATACAATGAGATAGATGGTAACTTTGATGACGTTGCTATTAGTACTTTCAAAAGCGGCCTCCCAACTAAGCATGGTTTAAGGAAGTCCCTAACAGGAAAACCTCTCACCAGCctgcgccaactcatggaccggattgacaagtataaaagggtggAAGAAGACCAGCAACTAGGTAAAGGAAAGACTAAGGTTATCCCTtag